A window of Candidatus Binatia bacterium genomic DNA:
TGCGACGAGGCGGGCGCGCTCTGGATCGCCGACGAGGTGCTCACCGGCTTCGGGCGGACGGGCGCGCTCTTCGCCTGGTCGCGCCTGGCGGAGCGGGACGGGGTGGACGCGGCGCCCGACCTGGTCGCGTTCGGCAAGGGAGCGGCGGCGGGGTTCTACCCCGTGTCCGGCGTGCTCGTTTCGAAACGGGTGGCCGAGGCGCTCGATTCGGGAGCGACGCCCTTTCGCCACGCGCAGACCTTCGGCGGGAGCCCGGTGGGCGCGGCGGTCGCGCTGCGCGCGCTCGCGGCGTACGAATCGGAGGGGATCTGGGAGCGCGTTCGAGGCGCGGAGCCCGCGGCCGCCCGCGCCTTCGACGCCCTGCGCGCGTGCGAGCCGGTGCTCGACGTGCGCGGGATCGGCCTTCTCTGGGGCATCGAGCTGGCGGCGCCCGGACCCGGGAGGCCGCCCTATGCGCGCGCCGGAGCGGCGCGCCAGGTGGAGGCGGCGTGCCGCGCGCGAGGCGTCCTGATCCATGCGGCGTCGGGCTTCCTCCCGGACGGCCGCGGCGACGCCCTGCTCGTCGCGCCCCCGCTCGTGGCCGAGCCGCGGGATCTCGAGGCGATCGCGGCCGCCCTGAGCGAGTCGATCCAGGCGGCGATTCCGGCCGCGGGAGGGAGCGCGTGGGTCGAGGAGTGGGAGGACCGATGAGATCGTGGCGATGCGCCTCGGCCCTGGCACTCGCCTGGGGCTGCGTCCTGACCCTGGGCTGCGCGTCGGAGTCGACGCTCATCCGCGAGGATCCCGGCTTCACGGCGCCGGCGCTGCGGAGCGGCGGCCTGGCGATCCTGGGCGTCGTGCAGGTGGACGAAGTGCCGCAGGCTCGTCCCCCTCTCGTGGACGCGCTCCAGCGCGTGCTCGCCGGGGCGCGGCGCGACATTCCGGTCGTTCCCGCCGTGCGCGTGCAGGCGGCGCTCGGCGATTCCGCCACGCGGCTCTTCCTGCTCGGCTATCAGCTGCGTGGCGATCCCGATTCGTCGTGGCTTGCGCGCGCGGCCGAGTCGGCGCGCCCCCTGGCCCGCTATGGCGTTCTCGCGCGGGTGCGCGAGACCCGCGTCCGCTACGGGACCCGGGACATTCCTTCCAGCCAGACGACCGGAACCGGCGAGACCTCGGTGCGGATCACCGGACGCGACGTGCAGGCCGAGGTGACGGTCTACGACCTCGCGACGCGCGCCGTGGTCTACCGGGGGAAGTTCCTCGGCACCTACGACGCGGCGCCGAACTTCCGGCCGCCGCCGGCGGACACGCTGAACCCCGATTCGGTGGAGGTCGGGATGCGGACGCCGCGTCACGGAGGGCAGACCTTCCGCCAGCCGACCAGCTTCGCGATCCCCGGCCCGAGCGATTCCCCCACCGAGATGGGCTACCCCGAGCCCCCGCCCGTGGCGCGGGCCGCGGAGTCCGCGTTCCTCGAGCTCGCCCGCGCGCTGCCGGGCGCCCCCGCTGCGCCGAAGTAGGGACCGCTACGCCGTCGTGGGGCGCGCCGTGAAGCGCGCCCGGAGCGGCCGCCAGAGCTCGCTCACGAAGACTCCCGCCAGGATCAGCGCGGCGCCGGTCAGCTCGCGCGGCGTCATCCGCTCGCCGAAGAAGGAGACGGCGAAGATCGCCGCGAAGATCGGCTCGGTCGCATAGAGGACGCCGGCCTTGACCGATGAGGTTCGGGCGAGCGCCCACGTCTGGACCACGATGATGAGCGCGGTCGCGACGATCCCCAGGTAGAGCAGCACCCCCCAGGGTATCGCGCGCGCCGGCGCCAGCGCCCCGCCGCCGGCGAACACCAGCGTCCATCCGGCGGCCGCTCCCACCACGACCTGGAGCACGCTGATCGGCACGGCCGGACTCCGCTTCCCCGCCACGTGGGTCACGACGATCTGCACCGCGAAGGCGGCCGCGCAGGCCAGCGTCCAGAGCTCCCCGGGATTGAGGGAGAACCCGGCGTCCGCCGAGAAGAGAACGAGCCCGGCCACCGCCAGGAGGACGCCGAGCGACTCCCCCATCACGGGGCGCGTGCGCAGGACGAGGTAGGCGATGAAGGGCACGAACGCGATGCTCATCGACGTGATGAACGCCGACCGCGAGGCGGTGACGGTGCGCAGCCCGATCACCTGCGTGATGTATCCGACGGCGACCCAGACGCCGATCCCAAGGCCGTCCCGGATCCATTCCGGCCGCCAGCCCCGGAGCCGCCGGAAGTAGAACGCGGCGAGCACGACGG
This region includes:
- a CDS encoding aminotransferase class III-fold pyridoxal phosphate-dependent enzyme, whose protein sequence is CDEAGALWIADEVLTGFGRTGALFAWSRLAERDGVDAAPDLVAFGKGAAAGFYPVSGVLVSKRVAEALDSGATPFRHAQTFGGSPVGAAVALRALAAYESEGIWERVRGAEPAAARAFDALRACEPVLDVRGIGLLWGIELAAPGPGRPPYARAGAARQVEAACRARGVLIHAASGFLPDGRGDALLVAPPLVAEPRDLEAIAAALSESIQAAIPAAGGSAWVEEWEDR
- a CDS encoding DMT family transporter — protein: MSRADLALLLICAIWGTTFALLRDALHTVPAAELVALRFTIAAVVLAAFYFRRLRGWRPEWIRDGLGIGVWVAVGYITQVIGLRTVTASRSAFITSMSIAFVPFIAYLVLRTRPVMGESLGVLLAVAGLVLFSADAGFSLNPGELWTLACAAAFAVQIVVTHVAGKRSPAVPISVLQVVVGAAAGWTLVFAGGGALAPARAIPWGVLLYLGIVATALIIVVQTWALARTSSVKAGVLYATEPIFAAIFAVSFFGERMTPRELTGAALILAGVFVSELWRPLRARFTARPTTA